In the Deltaproteobacteria bacterium genome, one interval contains:
- a CDS encoding (deoxy)nucleoside triphosphate pyrophosphohydrolase, with protein sequence MMPENQGGGLLRVVAALIEKDQRILIARRGRDKRFAWQWEFPGGKIRPDEQPEHCLQREIMEELNLQVRITGHFQTVSYCYEDFSVELLVYWCSIEAGTLHLNEHEEIKWVTVAEMQDYDFVAADLQVIESLSRYFGLPVDQAPGFRD encoded by the coding sequence ATGATGCCGGAGAACCAGGGAGGCGGTCTGTTGCGGGTTGTGGCGGCGCTTATCGAAAAAGACCAGCGAATTCTCATTGCTCGCAGAGGTAGAGATAAACGTTTTGCCTGGCAGTGGGAGTTCCCGGGGGGAAAGATCAGGCCTGATGAGCAGCCAGAACACTGCCTGCAGCGAGAGATCATGGAGGAGTTGAACCTCCAGGTTCGCATAACCGGGCACTTCCAGACCGTATCCTATTGCTACGAAGACTTCTCTGTAGAGCTTCTGGTGTACTGGTGTTCCATCGAAGCTGGCACTCTTCATTTGAACGAACACGAAGAGATAAAGTGGGTTACGGTTGCGGAAATGCAAGATTATGATTTTGTCGCAGCTGATTTGCAGGTCATCGAATCCCTGAGCAGATATTTTGGTTTACCAGTTGACCAAGCCCCAGGCTTTCGAGATTGA
- a CDS encoding HD domain-containing protein has product MVSSTSALLELKKQLVQREAEALSPFATPSTAAIYRRREERVEAGHRLSFSLDADRILHSLAYTRYIDKTQVFYLIDNDHITHRVLHVQFLSKIARDIGRFLRLNEDLIEAMALGHDIGHAPFGHDGERYLSMICQRQQIGYFQHNVQSVRFLDRIERKGRGWNLSLQVLDGILCHDGEIHEERLRPQPGKTFADLDREMEAKIHDPATPLMPMTLEGCVVRLADTISYIGRDIEDAIRLNLIRREQIPARCAARLGTTNGAIVYNLVTDVIQNSFEQDSVGFSPEVSEALQELKKFNYRYIYQNPHIKSQEAKIGRLFEMLFEIYLDDFQHQRHESALFTGFLDGMSAEYLESHSAAEVVRDFIAGMTDAYFLKQCHLRLFPQKMPERFAELRV; this is encoded by the coding sequence ATGGTGAGCTCCACATCAGCTCTTCTGGAACTGAAGAAACAACTGGTGCAGAGAGAAGCCGAGGCTTTGTCGCCTTTCGCTACTCCAAGCACCGCAGCAATATACCGTCGGCGGGAGGAGAGGGTGGAGGCCGGGCACAGATTGAGCTTTTCTCTGGATGCCGACAGAATTCTTCATTCTCTGGCCTATACCCGGTATATTGACAAGACCCAGGTTTTCTATCTGATTGACAATGATCATATTACCCATCGCGTGCTGCATGTTCAGTTTCTCTCAAAGATTGCCAGAGACATCGGCCGATTCTTGCGGCTGAACGAAGACCTTATTGAAGCTATGGCCCTCGGCCACGATATCGGCCATGCACCTTTCGGCCATGATGGTGAACGCTATCTTTCAATGATCTGTCAGCGTCAACAAATTGGCTATTTCCAGCACAATGTCCAGAGTGTACGTTTTCTGGATCGCATAGAGCGGAAGGGTCGCGGCTGGAACCTGTCGCTGCAAGTGCTGGACGGCATTCTCTGTCACGACGGAGAAATTCATGAAGAAAGGTTGAGACCTCAGCCAGGAAAGACGTTTGCTGACCTTGATCGTGAAATGGAGGCAAAAATACATGACCCTGCCACCCCGTTGATGCCAATGACTCTGGAAGGATGTGTGGTTCGTCTGGCGGACACTATTAGCTATATCGGCCGGGATATCGAGGATGCCATCCGCTTGAACCTCATTCGCAGAGAGCAGATTCCAGCCAGGTGTGCTGCCAGACTGGGGACAACCAATGGGGCGATTGTCTATAATCTGGTTACGGATGTAATCCAAAACAGCTTTGAACAGGACTCCGTGGGCTTCAGCCCAGAGGTGTCTGAGGCACTTCAGGAGCTGAAGAAATTCAATTATCGCTATATTTATCAGAATCCTCACATTAAGAGCCAGGAAGCCAAAATAGGCAGGTTGTTCGAGATGCTCTTCGAGATCTATCTGGATGATTTCCAGCACCAGCGACACGAATCTGCTCTTTTCACCGGCTTCCTAGACGGCATGTCTGCAGAGTATCTGGAGAGTCACTCGGCTGCTGAGGTGGTGCGGGACTTCATTGCCGGCATGACCGACGCCTATTTCCTCAAGCAATGCCATCTCCGACTGTTCCCCCAGAAGATGCCGGAGAGATTTGCAGAGCTGCGGGTATGA
- a CDS encoding DUF456 domain-containing protein has translation MSVIGVLGVVLLAVFLLAGLVAVVFGLPGTWIILASSVAYGFFTDFSAITVRILLVLFLLAASAEGIDFLAGVWGAHRYGGSRKAMVGALLGGLIGAVALSPLMFGLGSVVGALIGAFGGAFAVSFLEHKKMSAAARVGWGAFLGRVFATVFKGFAAIAMIVLDIWALFAVHN, from the coding sequence ATGAGCGTGATCGGTGTATTGGGTGTGGTGCTCTTGGCAGTGTTTCTGCTGGCGGGTCTGGTCGCGGTAGTGTTTGGCCTGCCTGGAACCTGGATTATTCTTGCAAGTTCGGTGGCTTATGGCTTTTTTACTGATTTCAGTGCTATAACAGTTCGTATTCTCCTGGTGCTTTTCTTGCTCGCCGCCTCAGCAGAAGGTATAGACTTTTTGGCAGGAGTGTGGGGGGCGCACCGCTATGGGGGTTCCAGGAAGGCAATGGTTGGCGCCCTACTGGGTGGGCTAATAGGGGCGGTGGCTCTTTCACCTTTGATGTTTGGTCTCGGCAGTGTAGTAGGGGCCCTCATTGGCGCTTTTGGCGGTGCCTTTGCTGTAAGTTTTCTCGAGCACAAGAAAATGTCTGCGGCTGCCAGGGTGGGCTGGGGGGCATTTCTGGGCAGGGTGTTCGCCACGGTGTTTAAAGGGTTTGCTGCCATAGCCATGATCGTCCTGGACATATGGGCATTGTTTGCCGTCCACAACTGA
- a CDS encoding YcaO-like family protein, with amino-acid sequence MDSRGRLHDVFKTYTYDQDKARTPEETVDSVRQKLAELDLDILQKTLRIDTGRLDIPVYISLCGSDALRLIGTKKQMGKGSTAIQAEASALMELVERFSFFSFMKQSNFLTATADETGKDTIAAELLYFSLHDENTDPRTAARILAKIPFRWTPAYNLTTNRELLIPIDWFYTINEYNGPAAGNVREEAILQSICEVVERHVSSIISHERFTTPTIDQASIQDPAARQLLQKFTSKGIQIHLKDFSLDTGIPTVGALAWDPSTFPHSSEIVFTAGTTTSPEKSLIRALTEIAQLAGDFQNRTSYRPTLPKYEDLQEAAYLTTGGPVVGIDALPDLSNANFRIEITRCVDSLAAIGLEVFIVDVTHPELGIPAVYTIIPGAHFLDRARDTDVVFHAAKLSCQHLDGPTAQLTLNRLIQMFPDRYDLRFFLGVTLEYHGLPEEALAQLHKALDLEPHPTDLASIHTHIGVCLKEMKDYAGAIEALEKARDLDPGLKEIYNQLGFCYFKLKEHERSIEQFEKALEIDPGSAIDYANIGSNLREIGHKKEALQLYRMAIELDPTIDFARENIAKLERELAE; translated from the coding sequence ATGGATAGCCGCGGCAGACTGCACGATGTTTTCAAGACTTACACTTATGATCAGGACAAGGCCCGGACGCCCGAAGAAACCGTCGACAGTGTGCGGCAAAAGCTCGCCGAGCTCGATCTGGACATATTGCAGAAAACCCTGCGCATTGACACAGGCAGACTCGACATTCCGGTCTACATAAGCCTGTGCGGCAGCGACGCCTTGCGCCTTATAGGCACGAAAAAGCAAATGGGCAAAGGGAGCACCGCCATTCAAGCCGAGGCGAGTGCTCTCATGGAGCTGGTGGAACGGTTCAGTTTCTTTTCTTTTATGAAACAGAGCAATTTCCTGACTGCCACTGCAGATGAAACCGGCAAAGATACCATAGCAGCAGAACTGCTTTACTTCTCATTGCATGACGAGAACACCGACCCCAGAACAGCGGCCCGTATTCTTGCTAAAATACCTTTCCGCTGGACACCAGCCTACAATCTTACCACAAACAGAGAGCTCCTCATTCCCATCGACTGGTTCTACACTATCAACGAGTACAACGGGCCTGCCGCCGGAAATGTACGTGAAGAAGCCATCTTGCAGAGCATTTGCGAGGTGGTGGAACGGCACGTCTCATCAATCATCAGTCACGAGCGCTTCACCACTCCTACCATTGACCAGGCTAGCATTCAGGACCCTGCGGCCCGCCAATTATTGCAGAAGTTTACCAGCAAAGGCATCCAGATCCATCTGAAAGACTTTTCCCTGGACACAGGAATTCCCACAGTGGGAGCCCTTGCCTGGGATCCGTCAACCTTCCCGCACAGCAGCGAAATAGTCTTCACAGCTGGCACCACCACCAGCCCGGAGAAATCGCTCATTCGAGCCCTCACTGAAATAGCTCAACTCGCAGGCGACTTTCAAAATCGAACCAGCTACCGCCCTACTCTTCCCAAGTACGAAGATTTACAAGAGGCTGCCTACCTGACAACTGGCGGTCCTGTAGTGGGCATCGATGCCCTGCCGGACCTCAGCAACGCCAACTTCCGCATAGAAATCACCAGGTGCGTAGACTCCCTGGCAGCTATAGGACTCGAGGTGTTCATCGTCGACGTCACCCACCCAGAACTGGGGATCCCTGCTGTGTACACAATCATTCCTGGCGCCCACTTTCTGGATCGAGCCAGGGATACCGATGTGGTTTTTCATGCGGCAAAGTTGAGCTGTCAACATCTGGACGGCCCCACGGCTCAGCTCACACTGAACCGTCTCATTCAGATGTTCCCGGATCGTTATGATCTCCGCTTCTTTCTTGGGGTAACTCTGGAGTATCACGGACTGCCTGAAGAGGCTCTGGCCCAGCTTCACAAAGCACTCGACCTCGAACCGCATCCCACAGATCTGGCCAGCATTCACACCCACATCGGCGTCTGTCTCAAAGAGATGAAGGACTATGCCGGGGCTATCGAGGCACTCGAGAAAGCAAGAGACCTGGATCCTGGCCTCAAGGAAATCTACAACCAGCTCGGCTTCTGTTACTTCAAGCTCAAGGAGCACGAACGCTCAATAGAGCAATTCGAGAAGGCCCTCGAGATCGATCCTGGCTCTGCCATCGACTACGCCAACATCGGCTCGAACCTGCGGGAGATAGGCCACAAGAAAGAGGCCCTGCAACTTTACCGCATGGCCATCGAACTGGACCCGACCATTGACTTTGCCAGGGAAAATATTGCCAAATTGGAAAGGGAGCTGGCAGAATGA
- a CDS encoding HRDC domain-containing protein, with amino-acid sequence MDRPVLIDSQDLLQHFLERHKGLEKLALDTETNSFYAYTPRICLIQLTTHTGDYILDPLAVRELSGLGILLADNKVEKIIHAAENDLAGLWRDFRFRVRNIFDTAIACRLLGRKRLGLSRILLEEFNVNHDKKLQRCDWQKRPLSEEQLAYAQLDTHFLIPLRDRLYQQLEEKGLWQTAAARFRRLENFQPKPLKTWDPNGYLHIKGCHSLPPASLETLKKLYRYRQRLARKRNKAPFRIMGNEVLLRLAREMPQNRHSLAKIKGLPVHFKGKNGAGLLRILRKST; translated from the coding sequence ATGGACAGGCCTGTACTCATAGATAGCCAGGATTTGCTGCAGCACTTTTTAGAGAGGCACAAAGGTCTCGAGAAGCTGGCACTCGACACGGAAACCAACAGTTTTTATGCTTACACACCTAGAATTTGTCTGATCCAACTGACTACGCACACCGGTGATTACATCCTGGATCCTCTGGCCGTCCGGGAACTATCAGGCCTGGGTATCCTGCTCGCTGACAACAAGGTGGAAAAGATCATCCATGCTGCTGAAAATGACCTTGCCGGCCTCTGGCGTGACTTTCGCTTCAGAGTTCGCAACATTTTTGATACTGCCATCGCCTGCAGGCTGCTGGGTAGGAAGCGGCTTGGGCTCAGCAGAATCTTGCTGGAAGAATTCAACGTCAACCATGACAAGAAGCTGCAGCGCTGTGACTGGCAAAAGCGGCCACTATCAGAGGAACAACTGGCCTACGCCCAGCTGGATACCCATTTTCTCATACCACTGCGAGATCGACTCTATCAGCAGCTCGAGGAAAAAGGTCTGTGGCAAACAGCGGCGGCACGCTTTCGACGACTGGAAAATTTTCAGCCCAAACCACTGAAAACGTGGGACCCCAATGGATATCTGCATATAAAAGGATGCCACAGTCTGCCGCCTGCTTCGCTTGAAACCCTGAAAAAGCTCTATCGTTATCGGCAGAGGCTCGCCCGCAAAAGAAACAAGGCGCCATTCAGGATCATGGGCAATGAAGTTTTGCTGCGGCTCGCCAGAGAAATGCCCCAGAATCGCCACTCCCTGGCCAAAATAAAAGGTCTGCCTGTCCACTTCAAAGGAAAGAACGGCGCAGGCCTTCTGCGTATTCTCAGGAAATCCACCTGA
- a CDS encoding Smr/MutS family protein produces the protein MTGVRRLDSSRSRMRAPGPLALPTRRPLIEEELEAYAQLVDLVSGAGPFDIRYTDEYVEGAVVGADPRLLKKLRRGDFSTQAYLDLHGMNTEQARLSLERFIVNSVARGLRCVLVIHGRGLNSKDQIPILKQRMSSWLARGRLRRMVLAFVTARPCDGGAGALYLLLRRRAGKVR, from the coding sequence ATGACCGGGGTCAGGCGACTGGACTCGAGCAGGAGTCGAATGCGTGCTCCTGGACCTCTGGCCCTCCCCACACGGAGGCCCCTTATTGAAGAGGAGCTCGAGGCGTATGCCCAGCTTGTTGACCTGGTAAGCGGCGCAGGTCCTTTTGACATTCGCTACACTGATGAGTACGTGGAAGGTGCTGTTGTGGGGGCAGACCCGAGGCTGCTCAAAAAGCTTCGCCGGGGAGACTTTTCCACCCAGGCCTATCTTGACCTTCATGGGATGAATACGGAGCAGGCGCGGCTCTCCCTGGAGCGCTTCATCGTCAATAGTGTTGCCAGGGGACTCAGGTGTGTGCTGGTTATTCATGGGCGGGGCCTGAATTCCAAGGACCAGATCCCCATTCTCAAACAGCGCATGTCATCCTGGCTGGCACGTGGTCGTCTCAGGCGGATGGTGCTCGCTTTTGTAACTGCACGCCCCTGCGATGGTGGCGCCGGTGCACTTTACCTGTTGTTACGCCGGCGAGCCGGCAAGGTGAGGTAG